The Pan troglodytes isolate AG18354 chromosome 8, NHGRI_mPanTro3-v2.0_pri, whole genome shotgun sequence genome window below encodes:
- the IL15RA gene encoding interleukin-15 receptor subunit alpha isoform X10 produces MRLAGRQVPERRSPPPPGLGSARPGRPAVSCGAAAMAPRRARGCRTLGLPALLLLLLLRPPATRGITCPPPMSVEHADIWVKSYSLYSRERYICNSGFKRKAGTSSLTECVLNKATNVAHWTTPSLKCIRDPALVRQRPVPPSTVTTAGMTPQPESLSPSGKGVYPQGHSDTTVAISTSTVLLCGLSAVSLLACYLKSRQTPPLASVEMEAMEALPVTGGTSSRDEDLENCSHHL; encoded by the exons ATGCGACTGGCGGGGCGGCAGGTCCCAGAGCGGCGCTCGCCACCTCCCCCCGGCCTGGGCAGCGCTCGCCCGGGGCGTCCAGCGGTGTCCTGTGGAGCTGCCGCCATGGCCCCGCGGCGGGCGCGCGGCTGCCGGACCCTCGGTCTCCCGgcgctgctactgctgctgctgctccggCCGCCGGCGACGCGGG GCATCACGTGCCCTCCCCCCATGTCCGTGGAACACGCAGACATCTGGGTCAAGAGCTACAGCTTGTACTCCAGGGAGCGGTACATTTGTAACTCTGGTTTCAAGCGTAAAGCCGGCACGTCCAGCCTGACGGAGTGCGTGTTGAACAAGGCCACGAATGTCGCCCACTGGACAACCCCCAGTCTCAAATGCATTA GAGACCCTGCCCTGGTTCGCCAAAGGCCAGTGCCACCCTCCACAGTAACGACGGCAGGGATGACCCCACAGCCAGAGAGCCTCTCCCCTTCTGGAAAAG GTGTGTATCCACAGGGCCACAGCGACACCACTG TGGCTATCTCCACGTCCACTGTCCTGCTGTGTGGGCTGAGCGCTGTGTCTCTCCTGGCATGCTACCTCAAGTCAAG GCAAACTCCCCCGCTGGCCAGCGTTGAAATGGAAGCCATGGAGGCTCTGCCGGTGACTGGGGGGACCAGCAGCAGAGATGAAGACTTGGAAAACTGCTCTCACCACCTATGA
- the IL15RA gene encoding interleukin-15 receptor subunit alpha isoform X7 produces the protein MRLAGRQVPERRSPPPPGLGSARPGRPAVSCGAAAMAPRRARGCRTLGLPALLLLLLLRPPATRGITCPPPMSVEHADIWVKSYSLYSRERYICNSGFKRKAGTSSLTECVLNKATNVAHWTTPSLKCIKPAASSPSSNTTAATTAAIVPGSQLMPSKSPSTGTTEIGSHESSHGTPSQTTAKTWELTASASHQPPGVYPQGHSDTTVAISTSTVLLCGLSAVSLLACYLKSRQTPPLASVEMEAMEALPVTGGTSSRDEDLENCSHHL, from the exons ATGCGACTGGCGGGGCGGCAGGTCCCAGAGCGGCGCTCGCCACCTCCCCCCGGCCTGGGCAGCGCTCGCCCGGGGCGTCCAGCGGTGTCCTGTGGAGCTGCCGCCATGGCCCCGCGGCGGGCGCGCGGCTGCCGGACCCTCGGTCTCCCGgcgctgctactgctgctgctgctccggCCGCCGGCGACGCGGG GCATCACGTGCCCTCCCCCCATGTCCGTGGAACACGCAGACATCTGGGTCAAGAGCTACAGCTTGTACTCCAGGGAGCGGTACATTTGTAACTCTGGTTTCAAGCGTAAAGCCGGCACGTCCAGCCTGACGGAGTGCGTGTTGAACAAGGCCACGAATGTCGCCCACTGGACAACCCCCAGTCTCAAATGCATTA AGCCCGCAGCTTCATCTCCCAGCTCAAACACCACAGCGGCCACAACAGCAGCTATTGTCCCGGGCTCCCAGCTGATGCCTTCAAAATCACCTTCCACAGGAACCACAGAGATAGGCAGTCATGAGTCCTCCCACGGCACCCCCTCTCAGACAACAGCCAAGACCTGGGAACTCACAGCATCTGCCTCCCACCAGCCGCCAG GTGTGTATCCACAGGGCCACAGCGACACCACTG TGGCTATCTCCACGTCCACTGTCCTGCTGTGTGGGCTGAGCGCTGTGTCTCTCCTGGCATGCTACCTCAAGTCAAG GCAAACTCCCCCGCTGGCCAGCGTTGAAATGGAAGCCATGGAGGCTCTGCCGGTGACTGGGGGGACCAGCAGCAGAGATGAAGACTTGGAAAACTGCTCTCACCACCTATGA
- the IL15RA gene encoding interleukin-15 receptor subunit alpha isoform X13: MSVEHADIWVKSYSLYSRERYICNSGFKRKAGTSSLTECVLNKATNVAHWTTPSLKCIKPAASSPSSNTTAATTAAIVPGSQLMPSKSPSTGTTEIGSHESSHGTPSQTTAKTWELTASASHQPPGVYPQGHSDTTVAISTSTVLLCGLSAVSLLACYLKSRQTPPLASVEMEAMEALPVTGGTSSRDEDLENCSHHL; encoded by the exons ATGTCCGTGGAACACGCAGACATCTGGGTCAAGAGCTACAGCTTGTACTCCAGGGAGCGGTACATTTGTAACTCTGGTTTCAAGCGTAAAGCCGGCACGTCCAGCCTGACGGAGTGCGTGTTGAACAAGGCCACGAATGTCGCCCACTGGACAACCCCCAGTCTCAAATGCATTA AGCCCGCAGCTTCATCTCCCAGCTCAAACACCACAGCGGCCACAACAGCAGCTATTGTCCCGGGCTCCCAGCTGATGCCTTCAAAATCACCTTCCACAGGAACCACAGAGATAGGCAGTCATGAGTCCTCCCACGGCACCCCCTCTCAGACAACAGCCAAGACCTGGGAACTCACAGCATCTGCCTCCCACCAGCCGCCAG GTGTGTATCCACAGGGCCACAGCGACACCACTG TGGCTATCTCCACGTCCACTGTCCTGCTGTGTGGGCTGAGCGCTGTGTCTCTCCTGGCATGCTACCTCAAGTCAAG GCAAACTCCCCCGCTGGCCAGCGTTGAAATGGAAGCCATGGAGGCTCTGCCGGTGACTGGGGGGACCAGCAGCAGAGATGAAGACTTGGAAAACTGCTCTCACCACCTATGA
- the IL15RA gene encoding interleukin-15 receptor subunit alpha isoform X1: MRLAGRQVPERRSPPPPGLGSARPGRPAVSCGAAAMAPRRARGCRTLGLPALLLLLLLRPPATRDARDRLAVLAGRSRISESFNPEVQTHEACVRLRTMENCPQCHHHRTSRQQAGITCPPPMSVEHADIWVKSYSLYSRERYICNSGFKRKAGTSSLTECVLNKATNVAHWTTPSLKCIRDPALVRQRPVPPSTVTTAGMTPQPESLSPSGKEPAASSPSSNTTAATTAAIVPGSQLMPSKSPSTGTTEIGSHESSHGTPSQTTAKTWELTASASHQPPGVYPQGHSDTTVAISTSTVLLCGLSAVSLLACYLKSRQTPPLASVEMEAMEALPVTGGTSSRDEDLENCSHHL; the protein is encoded by the exons ATGCGACTGGCGGGGCGGCAGGTCCCAGAGCGGCGCTCGCCACCTCCCCCCGGCCTGGGCAGCGCTCGCCCGGGGCGTCCAGCGGTGTCCTGTGGAGCTGCCGCCATGGCCCCGCGGCGGGCGCGCGGCTGCCGGACCCTCGGTCTCCCGgcgctgctactgctgctgctgctccggCCGCCGGCGACGCGGG ATGCAAGAGACAGGCTGGCTGTCCTGGCGGGAAGGAGCAGAATATCTGAAAGCTTCAACCCTGAGGTCCAGACACACGAGGCCTGCGTGAGACTCAGGACAATGGAAAACTGCCCCCAGTGCCACCACCATCGGACAAGCAGGCAGCAAGCAG GCATCACGTGCCCTCCCCCCATGTCCGTGGAACACGCAGACATCTGGGTCAAGAGCTACAGCTTGTACTCCAGGGAGCGGTACATTTGTAACTCTGGTTTCAAGCGTAAAGCCGGCACGTCCAGCCTGACGGAGTGCGTGTTGAACAAGGCCACGAATGTCGCCCACTGGACAACCCCCAGTCTCAAATGCATTA GAGACCCTGCCCTGGTTCGCCAAAGGCCAGTGCCACCCTCCACAGTAACGACGGCAGGGATGACCCCACAGCCAGAGAGCCTCTCCCCTTCTGGAAAAG AGCCCGCAGCTTCATCTCCCAGCTCAAACACCACAGCGGCCACAACAGCAGCTATTGTCCCGGGCTCCCAGCTGATGCCTTCAAAATCACCTTCCACAGGAACCACAGAGATAGGCAGTCATGAGTCCTCCCACGGCACCCCCTCTCAGACAACAGCCAAGACCTGGGAACTCACAGCATCTGCCTCCCACCAGCCGCCAG GTGTGTATCCACAGGGCCACAGCGACACCACTG TGGCTATCTCCACGTCCACTGTCCTGCTGTGTGGGCTGAGCGCTGTGTCTCTCCTGGCATGCTACCTCAAGTCAAG GCAAACTCCCCCGCTGGCCAGCGTTGAAATGGAAGCCATGGAGGCTCTGCCGGTGACTGGGGGGACCAGCAGCAGAGATGAAGACTTGGAAAACTGCTCTCACCACCTATGA
- the IL15RA gene encoding interleukin-15 receptor subunit alpha isoform X3, whose product MRLAGRQVPERRSPPPPGLGSARPGRPAVSCGAAAMAPRRARGCRTLGLPALLLLLLLRPPATRDARDRLAVLAGRSRISESFNPEVQTHEACVRLRTMENCPQCHHHRTSRQQAGITCPPPMSVEHADIWVKSYSLYSRERYICNSGFKRKAGTSSLTECVLNKATNVAHWTTPSLKCIKPAASSPSSNTTAATTAAIVPGSQLMPSKSPSTGTTEIGSHESSHGTPSQTTAKTWELTASASHQPPGVYPQGHSDTTVAISTSTVLLCGLSAVSLLACYLKSRQTPPLASVEMEAMEALPVTGGTSSRDEDLENCSHHL is encoded by the exons ATGCGACTGGCGGGGCGGCAGGTCCCAGAGCGGCGCTCGCCACCTCCCCCCGGCCTGGGCAGCGCTCGCCCGGGGCGTCCAGCGGTGTCCTGTGGAGCTGCCGCCATGGCCCCGCGGCGGGCGCGCGGCTGCCGGACCCTCGGTCTCCCGgcgctgctactgctgctgctgctccggCCGCCGGCGACGCGGG ATGCAAGAGACAGGCTGGCTGTCCTGGCGGGAAGGAGCAGAATATCTGAAAGCTTCAACCCTGAGGTCCAGACACACGAGGCCTGCGTGAGACTCAGGACAATGGAAAACTGCCCCCAGTGCCACCACCATCGGACAAGCAGGCAGCAAGCAG GCATCACGTGCCCTCCCCCCATGTCCGTGGAACACGCAGACATCTGGGTCAAGAGCTACAGCTTGTACTCCAGGGAGCGGTACATTTGTAACTCTGGTTTCAAGCGTAAAGCCGGCACGTCCAGCCTGACGGAGTGCGTGTTGAACAAGGCCACGAATGTCGCCCACTGGACAACCCCCAGTCTCAAATGCATTA AGCCCGCAGCTTCATCTCCCAGCTCAAACACCACAGCGGCCACAACAGCAGCTATTGTCCCGGGCTCCCAGCTGATGCCTTCAAAATCACCTTCCACAGGAACCACAGAGATAGGCAGTCATGAGTCCTCCCACGGCACCCCCTCTCAGACAACAGCCAAGACCTGGGAACTCACAGCATCTGCCTCCCACCAGCCGCCAG GTGTGTATCCACAGGGCCACAGCGACACCACTG TGGCTATCTCCACGTCCACTGTCCTGCTGTGTGGGCTGAGCGCTGTGTCTCTCCTGGCATGCTACCTCAAGTCAAG GCAAACTCCCCCGCTGGCCAGCGTTGAAATGGAAGCCATGGAGGCTCTGCCGGTGACTGGGGGGACCAGCAGCAGAGATGAAGACTTGGAAAACTGCTCTCACCACCTATGA
- the IL15RA gene encoding interleukin-15 receptor subunit alpha isoform X6: protein MRLAGRQVPERRSPPPPGLGSARPGRPAVSCGAAAMAPRRARGCRTLGLPALLLLLLLRPPATRGITCPPPMSVEHADIWVKSYSLYSRERYICNSGFKRKAGTSSLTECVLNKATNVAHWTTPSLKCIRDPALVRQRPVPPSTVTTAGMTPQPESLSPSGKEPAASSPSSNTTAATTAAIVPGSQLMPSKSPSTGTTEIGSHESSHGTPSQTTAKTWELTASASHQPPGVYPQGHSDTTVAISTSTVLLCGLSAVSLLACYLKSRASVCSCHPRSAGHTCSVGSVC from the exons ATGCGACTGGCGGGGCGGCAGGTCCCAGAGCGGCGCTCGCCACCTCCCCCCGGCCTGGGCAGCGCTCGCCCGGGGCGTCCAGCGGTGTCCTGTGGAGCTGCCGCCATGGCCCCGCGGCGGGCGCGCGGCTGCCGGACCCTCGGTCTCCCGgcgctgctactgctgctgctgctccggCCGCCGGCGACGCGGG GCATCACGTGCCCTCCCCCCATGTCCGTGGAACACGCAGACATCTGGGTCAAGAGCTACAGCTTGTACTCCAGGGAGCGGTACATTTGTAACTCTGGTTTCAAGCGTAAAGCCGGCACGTCCAGCCTGACGGAGTGCGTGTTGAACAAGGCCACGAATGTCGCCCACTGGACAACCCCCAGTCTCAAATGCATTA GAGACCCTGCCCTGGTTCGCCAAAGGCCAGTGCCACCCTCCACAGTAACGACGGCAGGGATGACCCCACAGCCAGAGAGCCTCTCCCCTTCTGGAAAAG AGCCCGCAGCTTCATCTCCCAGCTCAAACACCACAGCGGCCACAACAGCAGCTATTGTCCCGGGCTCCCAGCTGATGCCTTCAAAATCACCTTCCACAGGAACCACAGAGATAGGCAGTCATGAGTCCTCCCACGGCACCCCCTCTCAGACAACAGCCAAGACCTGGGAACTCACAGCATCTGCCTCCCACCAGCCGCCAG GTGTGTATCCACAGGGCCACAGCGACACCACTG TGGCTATCTCCACGTCCACTGTCCTGCTGTGTGGGCTGAGCGCTGTGTCTCTCCTGGCATGCTACCTCAAGTCAAG GGCCTCTGTCTGCTCCTGCCATCCCCGCAGTGCTGGACATACATGCTCAGTGGGAAGCGTCTGTTGA
- the IL15RA gene encoding interleukin-15 receptor subunit alpha isoform X5: protein MEKFTWHTRDARDRLAVLAGRSRISESFNPEVQTHEACVRLRTMENCPQCHHHRTSRQQAGITCPPPMSVEHADIWVKSYSLYSRERYICNSGFKRKAGTSSLTECVLNKATNVAHWTTPSLKCIRDPALVRQRPVPPSTVTTAGMTPQPESLSPSGKEPAASSPSSNTTAATTAAIVPGSQLMPSKSPSTGTTEIGSHESSHGTPSQTTAKTWELTASASHQPPGVYPQGHSDTTVAISTSTVLLCGLSAVSLLACYLKSRQTPPLASVEMEAMEALPVTGGTSSRDEDLENCSHHL, encoded by the exons ATGGAGAAATTCACCTGGCACACAAGAG ATGCAAGAGACAGGCTGGCTGTCCTGGCGGGAAGGAGCAGAATATCTGAAAGCTTCAACCCTGAGGTCCAGACACACGAGGCCTGCGTGAGACTCAGGACAATGGAAAACTGCCCCCAGTGCCACCACCATCGGACAAGCAGGCAGCAAGCAG GCATCACGTGCCCTCCCCCCATGTCCGTGGAACACGCAGACATCTGGGTCAAGAGCTACAGCTTGTACTCCAGGGAGCGGTACATTTGTAACTCTGGTTTCAAGCGTAAAGCCGGCACGTCCAGCCTGACGGAGTGCGTGTTGAACAAGGCCACGAATGTCGCCCACTGGACAACCCCCAGTCTCAAATGCATTA GAGACCCTGCCCTGGTTCGCCAAAGGCCAGTGCCACCCTCCACAGTAACGACGGCAGGGATGACCCCACAGCCAGAGAGCCTCTCCCCTTCTGGAAAAG AGCCCGCAGCTTCATCTCCCAGCTCAAACACCACAGCGGCCACAACAGCAGCTATTGTCCCGGGCTCCCAGCTGATGCCTTCAAAATCACCTTCCACAGGAACCACAGAGATAGGCAGTCATGAGTCCTCCCACGGCACCCCCTCTCAGACAACAGCCAAGACCTGGGAACTCACAGCATCTGCCTCCCACCAGCCGCCAG GTGTGTATCCACAGGGCCACAGCGACACCACTG TGGCTATCTCCACGTCCACTGTCCTGCTGTGTGGGCTGAGCGCTGTGTCTCTCCTGGCATGCTACCTCAAGTCAAG GCAAACTCCCCCGCTGGCCAGCGTTGAAATGGAAGCCATGGAGGCTCTGCCGGTGACTGGGGGGACCAGCAGCAGAGATGAAGACTTGGAAAACTGCTCTCACCACCTATGA
- the IL15RA gene encoding interleukin-15 receptor subunit alpha isoform X8 codes for MRLAGRQVPERRSPPPPGLGSARPGRPAVSCGAAAMAPRRARGCRTLGLPALLLLLLLRPPATRGITCPPPMSVEHADIWVKSYSLYSRERYICNSGFKRKAGTSSLTECVLNKATNVAHWTTPSLKCIRDPALVRQRPVPPSTVTTAGMTPQPESLSPSGKGTTEIGSHESSHGTPSQTTAKTWELTASASHQPPGVYPQGHSDTTVAISTSTVLLCGLSAVSLLACYLKSRQTPPLASVEMEAMEALPVTGGTSSRDEDLENCSHHL; via the exons ATGCGACTGGCGGGGCGGCAGGTCCCAGAGCGGCGCTCGCCACCTCCCCCCGGCCTGGGCAGCGCTCGCCCGGGGCGTCCAGCGGTGTCCTGTGGAGCTGCCGCCATGGCCCCGCGGCGGGCGCGCGGCTGCCGGACCCTCGGTCTCCCGgcgctgctactgctgctgctgctccggCCGCCGGCGACGCGGG GCATCACGTGCCCTCCCCCCATGTCCGTGGAACACGCAGACATCTGGGTCAAGAGCTACAGCTTGTACTCCAGGGAGCGGTACATTTGTAACTCTGGTTTCAAGCGTAAAGCCGGCACGTCCAGCCTGACGGAGTGCGTGTTGAACAAGGCCACGAATGTCGCCCACTGGACAACCCCCAGTCTCAAATGCATTA GAGACCCTGCCCTGGTTCGCCAAAGGCCAGTGCCACCCTCCACAGTAACGACGGCAGGGATGACCCCACAGCCAGAGAGCCTCTCCCCTTCTGGAAAAG GAACCACAGAGATAGGCAGTCATGAGTCCTCCCACGGCACCCCCTCTCAGACAACAGCCAAGACCTGGGAACTCACAGCATCTGCCTCCCACCAGCCGCCAG GTGTGTATCCACAGGGCCACAGCGACACCACTG TGGCTATCTCCACGTCCACTGTCCTGCTGTGTGGGCTGAGCGCTGTGTCTCTCCTGGCATGCTACCTCAAGTCAAG GCAAACTCCCCCGCTGGCCAGCGTTGAAATGGAAGCCATGGAGGCTCTGCCGGTGACTGGGGGGACCAGCAGCAGAGATGAAGACTTGGAAAACTGCTCTCACCACCTATGA
- the IL15RA gene encoding interleukin-15 receptor subunit alpha isoform X11, with product MSVEHADIWVKSYSLYSRERYICNSGFKRKAGTSSLTECVLNKATNVAHWTTPSLKCIRDPALVRQRPVPPSTVTTAGMTPQPESLSPSGKEPAASSPSSNTTAATTAAIVPGSQLMPSKSPSTGTTEIGSHESSHGTPSQTTAKTWELTASASHQPPGVYPQGHSDTTVAISTSTVLLCGLSAVSLLACYLKSRQTPPLASVEMEAMEALPVTGGTSSRDEDLENCSHHL from the exons ATGTCCGTGGAACACGCAGACATCTGGGTCAAGAGCTACAGCTTGTACTCCAGGGAGCGGTACATTTGTAACTCTGGTTTCAAGCGTAAAGCCGGCACGTCCAGCCTGACGGAGTGCGTGTTGAACAAGGCCACGAATGTCGCCCACTGGACAACCCCCAGTCTCAAATGCATTA GAGACCCTGCCCTGGTTCGCCAAAGGCCAGTGCCACCCTCCACAGTAACGACGGCAGGGATGACCCCACAGCCAGAGAGCCTCTCCCCTTCTGGAAAAG AGCCCGCAGCTTCATCTCCCAGCTCAAACACCACAGCGGCCACAACAGCAGCTATTGTCCCGGGCTCCCAGCTGATGCCTTCAAAATCACCTTCCACAGGAACCACAGAGATAGGCAGTCATGAGTCCTCCCACGGCACCCCCTCTCAGACAACAGCCAAGACCTGGGAACTCACAGCATCTGCCTCCCACCAGCCGCCAG GTGTGTATCCACAGGGCCACAGCGACACCACTG TGGCTATCTCCACGTCCACTGTCCTGCTGTGTGGGCTGAGCGCTGTGTCTCTCCTGGCATGCTACCTCAAGTCAAG GCAAACTCCCCCGCTGGCCAGCGTTGAAATGGAAGCCATGGAGGCTCTGCCGGTGACTGGGGGGACCAGCAGCAGAGATGAAGACTTGGAAAACTGCTCTCACCACCTATGA
- the IL15RA gene encoding interleukin-15 receptor subunit alpha isoform X12 has protein sequence MSVEHADIWVKSYSLYSRERYICNSGFKRKAGTSSLTECVLNKATNVAHWTTPSLKCIRDPALVRQRPVPPSTVTTAGMTPQPESLSPSGKEPAASSPSSNTTAATTAAIVPGSQLMPSKSPSTGTTEIGSHESSHGTPSQTTAKTWELTASASHQPPGVYPQGHSDTTVAISTSTVLLCGLSAVSLLACYLKSRASVCSCHPRSAGHTCSVGSVC, from the exons ATGTCCGTGGAACACGCAGACATCTGGGTCAAGAGCTACAGCTTGTACTCCAGGGAGCGGTACATTTGTAACTCTGGTTTCAAGCGTAAAGCCGGCACGTCCAGCCTGACGGAGTGCGTGTTGAACAAGGCCACGAATGTCGCCCACTGGACAACCCCCAGTCTCAAATGCATTA GAGACCCTGCCCTGGTTCGCCAAAGGCCAGTGCCACCCTCCACAGTAACGACGGCAGGGATGACCCCACAGCCAGAGAGCCTCTCCCCTTCTGGAAAAG AGCCCGCAGCTTCATCTCCCAGCTCAAACACCACAGCGGCCACAACAGCAGCTATTGTCCCGGGCTCCCAGCTGATGCCTTCAAAATCACCTTCCACAGGAACCACAGAGATAGGCAGTCATGAGTCCTCCCACGGCACCCCCTCTCAGACAACAGCCAAGACCTGGGAACTCACAGCATCTGCCTCCCACCAGCCGCCAG GTGTGTATCCACAGGGCCACAGCGACACCACTG TGGCTATCTCCACGTCCACTGTCCTGCTGTGTGGGCTGAGCGCTGTGTCTCTCCTGGCATGCTACCTCAAGTCAAG GGCCTCTGTCTGCTCCTGCCATCCCCGCAGTGCTGGACATACATGCTCAGTGGGAAGCGTCTGTTGA
- the IL15RA gene encoding interleukin-15 receptor subunit alpha isoform X4, which produces MRLAGRQVPERRSPPPPGLGSARPGRPAVSCGAAAMAPRRARGCRTLGLPALLLLLLLRPPATRGITCPPPMSVEHADIWVKSYSLYSRERYICNSGFKRKAGTSSLTECVLNKATNVAHWTTPSLKCIRDPALVRQRPVPPSTVTTAGMTPQPESLSPSGKEPAASSPSSNTTAATTAAIVPGSQLMPSKSPSTGTTEIGSHESSHGTPSQTTAKTWELTASASHQPPGVYPQGHSDTTVAISTSTVLLCGLSAVSLLACYLKSRQTPPLASVEMEAMEALPVTGGTSSRDEDLENCSHHL; this is translated from the exons ATGCGACTGGCGGGGCGGCAGGTCCCAGAGCGGCGCTCGCCACCTCCCCCCGGCCTGGGCAGCGCTCGCCCGGGGCGTCCAGCGGTGTCCTGTGGAGCTGCCGCCATGGCCCCGCGGCGGGCGCGCGGCTGCCGGACCCTCGGTCTCCCGgcgctgctactgctgctgctgctccggCCGCCGGCGACGCGGG GCATCACGTGCCCTCCCCCCATGTCCGTGGAACACGCAGACATCTGGGTCAAGAGCTACAGCTTGTACTCCAGGGAGCGGTACATTTGTAACTCTGGTTTCAAGCGTAAAGCCGGCACGTCCAGCCTGACGGAGTGCGTGTTGAACAAGGCCACGAATGTCGCCCACTGGACAACCCCCAGTCTCAAATGCATTA GAGACCCTGCCCTGGTTCGCCAAAGGCCAGTGCCACCCTCCACAGTAACGACGGCAGGGATGACCCCACAGCCAGAGAGCCTCTCCCCTTCTGGAAAAG AGCCCGCAGCTTCATCTCCCAGCTCAAACACCACAGCGGCCACAACAGCAGCTATTGTCCCGGGCTCCCAGCTGATGCCTTCAAAATCACCTTCCACAGGAACCACAGAGATAGGCAGTCATGAGTCCTCCCACGGCACCCCCTCTCAGACAACAGCCAAGACCTGGGAACTCACAGCATCTGCCTCCCACCAGCCGCCAG GTGTGTATCCACAGGGCCACAGCGACACCACTG TGGCTATCTCCACGTCCACTGTCCTGCTGTGTGGGCTGAGCGCTGTGTCTCTCCTGGCATGCTACCTCAAGTCAAG GCAAACTCCCCCGCTGGCCAGCGTTGAAATGGAAGCCATGGAGGCTCTGCCGGTGACTGGGGGGACCAGCAGCAGAGATGAAGACTTGGAAAACTGCTCTCACCACCTATGA
- the IL15RA gene encoding interleukin-15 receptor subunit alpha isoform X9, with protein MENCPQCHHHRTSRQQAGITCPPPMSVEHADIWVKSYSLYSRERYICNSGFKRKAGTSSLTECVLNKATNVAHWTTPSLKCIRDPALVRQRPVPPSTVTTAGMTPQPESLSPSGKEPAASSPSSNTTAATTAAIVPGSQLMPSKSPSTGTTEIGSHESSHGTPSQTTAKTWELTASASHQPPGVYPQGHSDTTVAISTSTVLLCGLSAVSLLACYLKSRQTPPLASVEMEAMEALPVTGGTSSRDEDLENCSHHL; from the exons ATGGAAAACTGCCCCCAGTGCCACCACCATCGGACAAGCAGGCAGCAAGCAG GCATCACGTGCCCTCCCCCCATGTCCGTGGAACACGCAGACATCTGGGTCAAGAGCTACAGCTTGTACTCCAGGGAGCGGTACATTTGTAACTCTGGTTTCAAGCGTAAAGCCGGCACGTCCAGCCTGACGGAGTGCGTGTTGAACAAGGCCACGAATGTCGCCCACTGGACAACCCCCAGTCTCAAATGCATTA GAGACCCTGCCCTGGTTCGCCAAAGGCCAGTGCCACCCTCCACAGTAACGACGGCAGGGATGACCCCACAGCCAGAGAGCCTCTCCCCTTCTGGAAAAG AGCCCGCAGCTTCATCTCCCAGCTCAAACACCACAGCGGCCACAACAGCAGCTATTGTCCCGGGCTCCCAGCTGATGCCTTCAAAATCACCTTCCACAGGAACCACAGAGATAGGCAGTCATGAGTCCTCCCACGGCACCCCCTCTCAGACAACAGCCAAGACCTGGGAACTCACAGCATCTGCCTCCCACCAGCCGCCAG GTGTGTATCCACAGGGCCACAGCGACACCACTG TGGCTATCTCCACGTCCACTGTCCTGCTGTGTGGGCTGAGCGCTGTGTCTCTCCTGGCATGCTACCTCAAGTCAAG GCAAACTCCCCCGCTGGCCAGCGTTGAAATGGAAGCCATGGAGGCTCTGCCGGTGACTGGGGGGACCAGCAGCAGAGATGAAGACTTGGAAAACTGCTCTCACCACCTATGA